The following are encoded in a window of Lichenicola cladoniae genomic DNA:
- a CDS encoding thioredoxin domain-containing protein: MSLFRRTLLLAGIGLPAAALLDGASLGSARAASADPRMAARSLGKPDAKLVVQEWFSMTCTHCARFSQVVFPEVKAKLIDTGRIRYVFCDFPLDQVALTAVMVARALPPERYVPFVESLLASQDRWAFSQSNDPQVELAQMAALAGMPHDVFQKTIDDQGLRQAILDEQNVGQATYKIDSTPSFIFGKTLFSGEMEYDTFAKKVTEAGA, encoded by the coding sequence ATGAGCCTGTTTCGCCGCACCCTGCTTCTTGCCGGCATCGGCCTGCCCGCCGCCGCTCTCCTGGATGGCGCTTCGCTCGGCTCGGCCCGTGCGGCCTCGGCCGATCCGCGCATGGCCGCCCGCTCGCTCGGCAAGCCGGATGCGAAACTCGTGGTGCAGGAATGGTTTTCGATGACCTGCACCCACTGCGCCCGCTTCAGCCAAGTCGTGTTCCCTGAGGTGAAGGCCAAGCTGATCGACACCGGACGGATCCGCTACGTGTTCTGCGACTTCCCGCTCGACCAGGTGGCGCTCACCGCCGTGATGGTCGCCCGTGCGCTGCCGCCGGAACGCTACGTGCCGTTCGTCGAGTCGCTGCTTGCCAGCCAGGACCGCTGGGCGTTCTCGCAGAGCAACGACCCGCAGGTCGAACTCGCGCAGATGGCGGCGCTGGCCGGCATGCCGCACGACGTGTTCCAGAAGACGATCGACGACCAGGGCCTGCGCCAGGCGATCCTGGACGAGCAGAACGTCGGCCAGGCAACCTACAAGATCGACAGCACGCCCTCGTTCATCTTCGGCAAGACGCTGTTTTCCGGCGAGATGGAATACGACACCTTCGCGAAGAAGGTGACCGAGGCCGGAGCCTGA